The Bradyrhizobium oligotrophicum S58 genome contains the following window.
GCAACATCTGCCGTTGCGGCGCCTATCCCAACATCGTCGGCGCCATCGAGCAGGCGATGGGAGGCAGCCGATGAACAATTTCGATTACGCGCGCGCCAGCGACGTCGCGGAAGCCGTCAGGCTCAAGGCGGCGACGCCGGAGGCGAAGTTCATCGCCGGCGGCACCAACCTGATCGACCTGATGAAATATCATGTCGAACAGCCGCGCCAGCTGATCGACATCAGCCGCCTGCCGCTGACGAATGTGGAGGAGACCAGCGCCGGCGGCGTCAGGATCGGCGCGTTGGTGCCGAACAGCACGCTCGCCTATCACCCTGCCATCGAGAGCCGCTATCCGCTGCTGGCGAGCGCGATCCTCGCCGGCGCCTCGGCGCAGTTGCGCAACATGGCCTCGACCGGCGGCAACCTCCTGCAGCGGACACGCTGCGCCTATTTCTATGACGTCGCCACGCCCTGCAACAAGCGCACGCCCGGCGCCGGTTGCTCGGCGATCGACGGCCTCAACCGCGGTCACGCGATCCTCGGCACCAGCGCCGACTGCATCGCGACCCACCCCTCCGACATGTGCGTGGCGCTCGCCGCGCTCGACGCCACGGTGCACGTCGCGGGTGCCTCGGGCGGGCGGGTCATCGCCTTTGCCGATTTCCACCGGCTGCCCGGCGACCGGCCGGACCTCGACAACACGCTGCATGCCGACGAGATCATCACCGCGATCGAACTGCCGCCGAAGGGCTTCGCTGCGAACTACAGCTATCTGAAGATCCGCGATCGCCTGTCCTACGCGTTTGCGCTGGTCTCGGTTGCCGCTGCGCTCGAACTCGACGGCGGTCGTATACGGGAGGCGCGGCTTGCGCTTGGCGGCGTCGCCCACAAGCCGTGGCGCAACGAGACCGCGGAATCCGCGCTGCGCGGGCAGGTGCCGGATCGCGGCGCGTTCGGCCGCGCGGCCGACATCCTGCTCCACGATGCGAAGGCCTACGCGCACAACGCGTTCAAGCTCCCGCTGGCGCGGCGCGCCATCGTTCGCACCCTGACCCAGGCCGCGAGCGCGACGCCACAGATTCAATCCATCAAGTCGATCCGGTGATCCCATGACAGCTCACATCGGCAGCGCCACCTCACGCGTCGACGGCCGCGCCAAGGTCACCGGTGCCGCCAAATATGCCGCCGAGTTCACCGCGCCTGACCTCGCCTTCGGCGTCGTCGTCAATTCCACCATCCCGAAGGGGCGGATCATCAGCATCGATACCAGCCGCGCGCTGGCCGTCGACGGCGTCATCGACGTGCTGACCCACGCCAACCGGGTCAGGATGGCAGATAAGGATGACGATTATCGCGACGAGGTGGCGCCGGAGGACGGCTCGCCCTATCGCCCGCTCTACGATGACAGGGTGCACTTCAACTTCCAGCCGGTCGCGCTGGTGGTGGCCGAGGACGAGGACACCGCGCGTTTCGCGGCGACGCTGGTCGAAGTCGCGTATCAGGCCGAGAGCTTCGCCACCGACCTTCATGCCCGGCGCGAGCAGGCCTTCAAGGTCGACAAGCCGGTCAAGCCGCGTGGTGACGCGACCAAGGCGCTCGCCGGCGCAGCCGTGCGTCACGATGCCGATTATGGCGTGCCGATCGAGTATCACAATCCGATGGAGCTCTACGCCTCGACGGTGCTCTGGCGCGAGGGCGGCAAGCTCGTGGTCTACGACAAGACCCAGGGCGTCCAGAACGTGCAGCGCTACGTCTGCAGCGTGTTCCAACTAAAGGACGACGATGTCCAGGTGATGTCGCCGTTCGTCGGCGGCGCGTTCGGCTCCGGGCTGCGTCCGCAATACCAGGTGGTGCTCGCCGCCATGGCGGCGCTCAAGCTGAAACGCGCCGTGCGCGTCGTGCTCAGCCGCGCCCAGATGTACGGCCTGTGTTATCGCCCGGCGACGATCGAGCGGCTGGCGCTCGGCGCCAGTGAAGACGGCGCGCTGGCGGCGCTGACGCATGAGGCGATCGCGATGACCTCGCAGCACGAGGCGTTCTCGCGCAACGACATCGGCTGGGGCGACGTGCTCTACACCTCGGACAACTCGCGCGCCACCCACCGGCTCGCCAGGCTGGACGTGCCGACGCCCGGCGACATGCGTGCGCCCGGCGCGGCCAGCGGCGTCTACGGGCTGGAATGCGCGATGGACGAGCTCGCCGTGGCGCTGAAGATGGATCCGCTCGAATTGCGCCTGCGCTGCTATTCCGATCGGGATCAGGACAAGAACCTGCCGTTCTCCAGCAAGCGACTGCGGGAGTGTTATCAGCAGGGCGCCGAAGCTTTCGGCTGGTCGGAGCGCAACCCGGAGCCGCGGTCGATGCGCGACGGCCGTGAGCTCGTCGGCTGGGGCATGGCGAGCGGCGCCTGGGAGGCGCTGCAGATGCCGTTCGCGACGCGGATCGTCATGACGGCCAACGGTCATGTCGAGGTCGCGAGCGCGACCTCCGACATCGGCACCGGCACCTACACGATCATGGCGCAGGTCGCCGCCGACATGCTCGGCGTGCCGCTCGACAGCATCACTGTGAAGCTCGGCGACTCCACGCTGCCGAAGACCCCGGTCGAGGGCGGCTCGTGGACTGCGGCTTCGATCTCGCATGCGATCGTCAATGCCGCCGCCGATATCCGCGCCGAGCTGCTGAAGATCGCGCAGGGCATGCCGGAATCGGCGCTGGAGGGGCTGGGGACAGACGAGGTGACTCTCGCGGACGGAGCGATCGTGGCGATCGCCGACCGCAGCCGTTCGGTGCCGATGGCGGATGTCATGCGTCACGGCGGCATGGACCGGATCGAAAAGGAGCGGGGCTCGGAGTTCGAGGACGACGACGAGCACGCCCACAACACCCATTCGGCCATCTTTGCCGAGGTCAAGGTCGATGAAGAGTTGGGCGTTATCCGGGTGACGCGCATCGTCAATGCGGTCGCCGCCGGGCGCATCCTCAACACCAAGACCGCGGCGAGCCAGATCATGGGCGGGGTGGTCTGGGGCATCGGCATGGCTCTGCACGAAGAAGCGATGATCGATCACCGCTTCGGGCGCATCATGAACGCCAATATCGCCGAATATCACGTGCCGGTGAACGCCGATGTGCATGACATCCAGGTGATCTTCGTCGAGGAAGAGGACCGCATCATCAACAAGCTGGGAATCAAGGGCGTCGGTGAGATCGGCATCGTCGGCGTGCCCGCAGCGATCGCAAATGCCGTCTATCACGCCACCGGCAGGCGTGTGCGCGATTTGCCGATCACGTTGGACAAGCTTGTGGGGTGAGGTGAGGGCGGCTTGACCCAGCTGCGTCCGCGCACGAGGATCGCTGGACGGTTTGTCAGATCGTCCAGCAGTGGCGTCCAACATGCTCTCCGATCTGGCCGCTCTGGCGGCTGCCTTCAGCATCGCAGTCAGCAACGTCATCGCGCCGTCGGCGGTTCGCCACCTCGGTCCGGTCCGATTCAACGCCGTCCGTCTCGCGGCGGCGCTCCTGTCCATGCTAGCCCCGGTGACGCTGCGAGGCCGATGGGCCGCGCCGTCCCATCATCAGTTGCTGTTGCTGGCGGCATCGAGCCTGCTCGGCGTCGTTGTCGCCGACTCCTGCTTTTATGCAGCGCTGGCGCGGCTGGGGCCGCGCCTCACCGCGGTCGTCTATGCGAGCTGGACCGCATTCGCCGCCGTGCTCGGCTATCTCCTGCTGGATGAGACGCTGTCGACGATCAAGATCATCGGCGTCGGGTGCATCCTGGGCGGGGTCTGCGTCGCCATCATCTTCAGGCAGCCCGGCGCCATCTCTGACGAGACGCATGGCTCGCTGCGCACGGGACTCCTGTTCGGTCTCGCGGCGGCGCTGTTCGCGGCGGCTGCGGTCCTGGTCGCTCGTCCGGTGATGGCTGCGGGTCTGGATCCGGCGTTGGCCACATCCATTCGTGCTGCGATCGGATTGGCAGGCCTGCTCACCTTGTCCGTCATGCCGGGCGGCCGCAGTTCGCTCCCGGTCGATCGATCAGTCATGATACGCTCGGCGCTCAGCGGCGTGCTCGGGATGGGCGTCGGCATGACGCTCGTTCTGTTTGCGCTGACCAGCCGGCCTGTCGGCATCGTTTCCAGCCTGTCGTCGACGACGCCCGTCATGATCCTGCCGCTGCTGTGGTGGAGCACCGGGCTCAGGCCCGCGCCGGCAGCCTGGCTGGGCGCTGCGCTGGCCGTAACAGGTGTCATCGCCATCGTCAGCGGCTTGTGAGTCCACGGCCGCCGCCCACACGCGCGCCGTACTC
Protein-coding sequences here:
- a CDS encoding DMT family transporter, producing MLSDLAALAAAFSIAVSNVIAPSAVRHLGPVRFNAVRLAAALLSMLAPVTLRGRWAAPSHHQLLLLAASSLLGVVVADSCFYAALARLGPRLTAVVYASWTAFAAVLGYLLLDETLSTIKIIGVGCILGGVCVAIIFRQPGAISDETHGSLRTGLLFGLAAALFAAAAVLVARPVMAAGLDPALATSIRAAIGLAGLLTLSVMPGGRSSLPVDRSVMIRSALSGVLGMGVGMTLVLFALTSRPVGIVSSLSSTTPVMILPLLWWSTGLRPAPAAWLGAALAVTGVIAIVSGL
- a CDS encoding xanthine dehydrogenase family protein molybdopterin-binding subunit, with the translated sequence MTAHIGSATSRVDGRAKVTGAAKYAAEFTAPDLAFGVVVNSTIPKGRIISIDTSRALAVDGVIDVLTHANRVRMADKDDDYRDEVAPEDGSPYRPLYDDRVHFNFQPVALVVAEDEDTARFAATLVEVAYQAESFATDLHARREQAFKVDKPVKPRGDATKALAGAAVRHDADYGVPIEYHNPMELYASTVLWREGGKLVVYDKTQGVQNVQRYVCSVFQLKDDDVQVMSPFVGGAFGSGLRPQYQVVLAAMAALKLKRAVRVVLSRAQMYGLCYRPATIERLALGASEDGALAALTHEAIAMTSQHEAFSRNDIGWGDVLYTSDNSRATHRLARLDVPTPGDMRAPGAASGVYGLECAMDELAVALKMDPLELRLRCYSDRDQDKNLPFSSKRLRECYQQGAEAFGWSERNPEPRSMRDGRELVGWGMASGAWEALQMPFATRIVMTANGHVEVASATSDIGTGTYTIMAQVAADMLGVPLDSITVKLGDSTLPKTPVEGGSWTAASISHAIVNAAADIRAELLKIAQGMPESALEGLGTDEVTLADGAIVAIADRSRSVPMADVMRHGGMDRIEKERGSEFEDDDEHAHNTHSAIFAEVKVDEELGVIRVTRIVNAVAAGRILNTKTAASQIMGGVVWGIGMALHEEAMIDHRFGRIMNANIAEYHVPVNADVHDIQVIFVEEEDRIINKLGIKGVGEIGIVGVPAAIANAVYHATGRRVRDLPITLDKLVG
- a CDS encoding FAD binding domain-containing protein, yielding MNNFDYARASDVAEAVRLKAATPEAKFIAGGTNLIDLMKYHVEQPRQLIDISRLPLTNVEETSAGGVRIGALVPNSTLAYHPAIESRYPLLASAILAGASAQLRNMASTGGNLLQRTRCAYFYDVATPCNKRTPGAGCSAIDGLNRGHAILGTSADCIATHPSDMCVALAALDATVHVAGASGGRVIAFADFHRLPGDRPDLDNTLHADEIITAIELPPKGFAANYSYLKIRDRLSYAFALVSVAAALELDGGRIREARLALGGVAHKPWRNETAESALRGQVPDRGAFGRAADILLHDAKAYAHNAFKLPLARRAIVRTLTQAASATPQIQSIKSIR